The Immundisolibacter cernigliae genome has a window encoding:
- a CDS encoding site-specific DNA-methyltransferase — MPTLNWIGKEAVVKHHKDVPLRLLEPVPELSCGAADAGTEGGTPHNLIVQGDNLHALKALLPRYAGKVKCIYIDPPYNTGNEGWAYNDNVNSPEIRKWLGEVVGKEGETLDRHDRWLCMMYPRLVLLKQFLREDGILFISIDDNEVHNLRSLVEEVGGLNFVGCIVWERKRKGSHLSKKLTKKTEYILAYSQRGEDIELVGEDVGVDEDFPLVKRTNGIKDLHIPSDKMGPTRLPDGVYAQGRYGRGGTAVELLSDFSVYGGAFVTDVHIRGPFVWTQENLDRELASGGRCFLRTRNMSLRAVKGIDNQGQKGLSSLLTKDVGTNEDASSELAAILSADLNTVFQYSKPSSLVKTLIRAATYFNKDAIILDSFSGSGTTGHAVLKQNAEDGGNRRFILVEMDDNIARTVTAERVRRVATGYTKGALSPSSSPATGRGEKVVAGLGGGFQFCRLSAEPLFDADGQIRADVRFAQLAEFVWFAETGTGYTGQADSPLIGVHEGRAIYLLYNGILKDRSVAGGNVLTGPVFDLLPRFAGPKVIYAAANRMGGRAAREGITFKQTPYALEV; from the coding sequence ATGCCTACATTGAACTGGATCGGCAAGGAAGCCGTCGTCAAACACCACAAGGACGTGCCGCTGCGCCTGCTGGAGCCGGTGCCGGAGCTGTCCTGCGGCGCGGCGGATGCCGGCACCGAAGGGGGGACGCCGCACAACCTGATCGTGCAGGGCGACAACCTGCACGCGCTGAAAGCCTTGCTGCCGCGCTACGCCGGCAAGGTGAAGTGCATCTACATCGACCCGCCGTACAACACCGGCAACGAGGGCTGGGCCTACAACGACAACGTCAACAGCCCCGAGATTCGCAAGTGGCTGGGCGAGGTGGTCGGCAAGGAAGGCGAGACGCTGGACCGGCACGACCGCTGGCTGTGCATGATGTATCCGCGGCTGGTGTTGCTGAAGCAGTTTCTGCGCGAGGACGGCATTCTTTTTATCTCAATTGATGATAACGAAGTGCATAACCTTCGCAGCTTGGTTGAGGAAGTTGGTGGCTTAAATTTTGTCGGCTGTATTGTTTGGGAGCGCAAACGAAAAGGCTCCCACCTGTCGAAAAAACTAACGAAAAAAACCGAGTACATCCTGGCATATAGCCAGAGAGGTGAAGATATAGAATTAGTCGGGGAAGATGTTGGCGTGGACGAGGATTTCCCGCTTGTAAAAAGAACCAACGGCATTAAGGATTTACATATCCCAAGCGACAAAATGGGGCCCACACGCTTGCCGGATGGCGTGTATGCGCAAGGGAGATACGGAAGAGGTGGCACAGCAGTCGAACTTCTATCAGATTTTTCCGTTTACGGTGGGGCCTTTGTCACTGACGTCCATATCCGTGGCCCTTTCGTTTGGACACAGGAGAACTTGGATCGAGAGCTTGCTTCCGGGGGGCGATGCTTCTTGCGCACAAGGAATATGTCTCTACGTGCAGTGAAGGGAATAGACAACCAAGGGCAAAAAGGACTGAGCAGCCTGCTTACCAAAGACGTTGGCACTAATGAAGATGCCTCTTCAGAATTGGCCGCGATACTTTCAGCAGACCTAAATACGGTTTTTCAGTACTCAAAGCCGTCTAGCCTTGTGAAAACATTAATCCGAGCGGCCACCTATTTTAATAAGGATGCGATCATTCTGGATTCATTCTCAGGGTCCGGGACTACAGGCCATGCAGTCCTCAAGCAAAACGCCGAAGACGGCGGCAACCGTCGCTTCATCCTGGTCGAGATGGACGACAACATCGCCCGCACCGTCACCGCCGAGCGCGTGCGCCGTGTTGCCACCGGCTACACCAAAGGCGCCCTCTCCCCCAGCTCCTCTCCCGCAACCGGGCGAGGGGAGAAGGTGGTCGCGGGTCTCGGCGGCGGCTTCCAGTTCTGCCGCCTGTCCGCCGAGCCGCTGTTCGATGCCGACGGCCAGATCCGCGCCGACGTGCGCTTTGCCCAACTGGCCGAGTTCGTCTGGTTCGCCGAAACCGGTACCGGCTACACGGGCCAGGCCGATTCGCCGCTGATCGGCGTGCACGAGGGCCGCGCCATCTACCTGCTCTACAACGGCATCCTCAAGGACCGTTCGGTGGCCGGCGGGAACGTGCTCACCGGCCCGGTGTTCGACCTGCTGCCCAGGTTCGCCGGGCCGAAAGTGATCTACGCCGCCGCCAACCGCATGGGCGGGCGCGCCGCGCGCGAGGGCATCACCTTCAAGCAGACCCCGTACGCGCTGGAGGTATAA
- a CDS encoding IS3 family transposase (programmed frameshift), with the protein MRKSAKFSPEVQERAVRMVLEHQGEHGSQWAAISSISAKFGCTAETLRRWVRQAERDRGLRPGTTTAEAERLKQLERENRELRQANEILRKASAYFCPGGARPPVQAMTAFIDEHRDVYGVEPICKVLPIAPSTYYTQAARRADPQLRPNRAWRDDVLCQEVRRVWDENQQVYGVRKVWKQLRREGYQVARCTVERLMRRLGLRGVIRGRTVKTTVSDKATPCPLDKVNRQFRAERPNALWVSDFTYVSTWQGFVYVAFVIDVYARRIVGWKVSSSARTDFVLDALEQALHARRPTQGGLIHHSDRGVQYVSIRYTERLAEAGIEPSVGSVGDSYDNALAETINGLYKAEVIHRRSWRTPQDVELATLDWVDWFNHKRLLGPIGDIPPAEAEANYYQQTCELATAA; encoded by the exons ATGAGAAAGTCAGCGAAGTTTTCCCCTGAGGTACAGGAGCGAGCAGTCCGGATGGTGCTGGAGCACCAGGGCGAGCACGGTTCGCAGTGGGCGGCGATCAGTTCGATCAGTGCCAAGTTCGGCTGTACGGCCGAGACGCTGCGGCGCTGGGTGCGACAGGCGGAGCGTGACCGGGGCCTGCGGCCTGGCACCACGACCGCCGAGGCCGAGCGCCTGAAGCAGCTGGAGCGCGAGAACCGCGAGTTGCGACAGGCCAACGAGATCCTGCGCAAGGCCAGCGCGTATT TTTGCCCAGGCGGAGCTCGACCGCCGGTTCAAGCCATGACGGCGTTCATCGACGAACACCGCGACGTCTACGGGGTCGAGCCGATCTGCAAGGTGCTGCCGATCGCTCCGTCGACGTACTACACGCAGGCGGCGCGGCGCGCCGATCCGCAGCTGCGGCCGAATCGCGCCTGGCGAGACGATGTCTTGTGCCAGGAGGTCCGCCGGGTCTGGGATGAGAACCAGCAGGTTTACGGCGTGCGCAAGGTCTGGAAACAGCTGCGTCGGGAGGGTTATCAGGTGGCGCGCTGCACGGTGGAGCGGCTGATGCGGCGGCTTGGACTGCGGGGCGTGATCCGCGGCAGGACAGTCAAGACCACGGTCAGCGACAAGGCCACGCCGTGCCCGCTGGACAAGGTCAACCGGCAGTTCCGCGCCGAGCGCCCGAACGCGCTGTGGGTCAGCGACTTCACCTACGTCTCGACCTGGCAGGGCTTCGTCTACGTGGCGTTCGTGATCGACGTGTACGCCCGCCGGATTGTGGGCTGGAAGGTGTCCAGTTCGGCGCGCACCGACTTCGTCCTGGATGCGCTGGAGCAAGCCCTGCACGCGCGCCGACCGACGCAAGGCGGGCTGATCCACCACAGCGACCGCGGCGTGCAGTACGTGTCGATCCGCTACACCGAGCGGCTGGCCGAGGCCGGCATTGAACCCTCGGTCGGTAGCGTCGGCGACTCCTACGACAACGCCTTGGCCGAGACGATCAACGGGCTGTACAAGGCCGAAGTCATCCATCGGCGGTCCTGGCGGACCCCGCAGGACGTCGAACTGGCCACGCTCGATTGGGTGGACTGGTTCAACCACAAGCGCTTGCTGGGGCCGATCGGCGACATCCCCCCGGCCGAAGCCGAAGCGAACTACTATCAGCAGACCTGCGAGCTCGCCACGGCGGCGTGA
- a CDS encoding DEAD/DEAH box helicase — protein MTTFTPKVYQQQVLGSVEAYFKSCHELPSPSIAFTATTERLWGRGNPYNPLSGFPADMPYFCLRVPTGGGKTWLAARSVQLANTHLLRCEHSVILWLVPSKPIREQTLRALRDRLHPYHRALREAGPVTVLDLDEAKSVTRATLDTSTTIIVATRQAFQVEDEESRKVYQSSGALMHHFEHLAPAQRAQLLTEGAGADQTVPCSLANVLRLRRPFVIVDEAHNSRTELAFDMLARFRPSGVLELTATPDLERTPSNVLHSVSAAELKAEEMIKLPVVLETEPNWQQCLADAIGRREALQQLAEHEQRAGAAYLRPIVLIQSEPRRAGVDTLDFERVRSELITNHRIPAEQIVVATGEEKGLERIDADYKLGIADPACPVKFVITQKALAEGWDCPFAYILVSMASLSSATAVEQLLGRVLRQPGASHRQAGALNQSYAFVVSRNFAETASALRDRLVTGAGFERREVAEFVTAAKDDQARLDWEGHAGRVMVRPVAITLTEKPDLTSVPKPVRDKVSWDGERSTLTISKPLTEDETEFLKASVRSEIAAAAIVEAAQISRTAAIEFFHTPAELGERLRVPQLALRVQGELQLFDDPEVLEYPWDLSPFDARPTNEDLLALDGNLKVSEGGEIDVDDASGKVVSRFLPDLQRDLGLVYQPENWDEVRLATWLCRNLPEQSLTHASKQAFVAAWITDLLRRDGFTLARANLQKFLIRNRLEARIRDLRRQAVGKAFQQTLFGEDAASRVAVTDRYAFEFNPHAYAPSREYDGRFGHFDFRRHFYGRIGDFDSKEEFECACWLDMQAHKGRIRFWVRNLVRREGSSFFLQKADGRFYPDFLCQLPGTADQPGPILAVEYKGADRWAGAEDDRLIGGLWASLSEGRCRFVMVKDRRWEWIEGCF, from the coding sequence ATGACGACCTTTACGCCCAAGGTCTACCAGCAGCAGGTGCTGGGCAGCGTGGAGGCCTACTTCAAGTCCTGCCACGAACTGCCGTCGCCGTCGATCGCCTTCACCGCCACCACCGAGCGCCTGTGGGGTCGCGGCAATCCATACAACCCGCTATCGGGCTTCCCGGCCGACATGCCGTACTTCTGCCTGCGCGTGCCCACCGGCGGCGGCAAGACCTGGCTGGCCGCCAGGAGTGTTCAGCTTGCCAACACGCATCTGCTGCGCTGCGAGCACAGCGTGATCCTGTGGCTGGTGCCGAGCAAACCGATCCGCGAGCAGACGCTGCGCGCCCTGCGCGACCGCCTGCACCCGTACCACAGGGCGCTGCGCGAGGCCGGGCCAGTCACGGTGCTGGATCTGGACGAGGCCAAGAGCGTCACCCGCGCCACGCTGGATACCTCGACCACGATCATCGTCGCCACCCGGCAGGCGTTTCAGGTGGAGGACGAGGAATCGCGCAAGGTGTACCAGAGCAGCGGCGCGCTGATGCACCACTTCGAGCACCTGGCGCCGGCCCAGCGGGCGCAGCTGTTGACCGAGGGCGCGGGCGCCGACCAGACCGTGCCGTGTTCGCTGGCCAATGTGCTGCGGCTGCGCCGGCCGTTCGTGATCGTGGACGAGGCGCACAACAGCCGCACGGAACTGGCCTTCGACATGCTGGCGCGCTTTCGCCCCAGCGGCGTGCTGGAACTGACCGCCACGCCCGACCTGGAACGCACGCCGTCCAACGTGCTGCACAGCGTCTCCGCCGCCGAGTTGAAGGCGGAGGAAATGATCAAGCTGCCGGTGGTGCTGGAAACCGAGCCGAACTGGCAGCAGTGTCTGGCCGACGCCATCGGCCGGCGCGAGGCGCTGCAACAGCTCGCCGAGCACGAACAGCGCGCCGGTGCCGCGTACCTGCGCCCCATCGTGCTGATTCAGTCCGAACCGCGCCGGGCCGGCGTGGACACGCTGGATTTCGAGCGTGTGCGCAGCGAGCTGATCACCAACCACCGCATTCCGGCGGAGCAGATCGTCGTCGCCACCGGCGAGGAAAAGGGCCTGGAGCGGATCGACGCCGATTACAAGCTGGGCATTGCCGACCCGGCCTGCCCGGTGAAGTTCGTCATCACGCAGAAGGCGCTGGCCGAGGGCTGGGACTGCCCGTTCGCCTACATTCTGGTCAGCATGGCCTCGCTGTCGTCGGCCACGGCGGTGGAGCAATTGCTCGGGCGGGTGTTGCGGCAACCGGGCGCCAGTCACCGCCAGGCCGGGGCGCTGAATCAGTCCTATGCCTTCGTGGTGTCGCGCAACTTCGCCGAGACGGCGAGTGCGCTGCGTGACCGTCTGGTAACGGGCGCCGGTTTCGAGCGGCGCGAGGTGGCGGAGTTCGTCACCGCCGCCAAGGACGATCAGGCGCGGCTGGATTGGGAGGGCCACGCCGGGCGCGTCATGGTGCGGCCGGTGGCGATCACGCTGACCGAGAAACCCGACCTCACGAGCGTGCCCAAGCCGGTGCGCGACAAGGTGAGTTGGGACGGCGAGCGGAGCACGTTGACCATCAGCAAGCCACTGACGGAGGACGAAACCGAATTCCTCAAAGCGTCGGTCAGGTCGGAAATCGCAGCGGCGGCGATTGTGGAAGCCGCCCAGATCAGCCGCACCGCGGCCATCGAGTTCTTCCACACGCCGGCCGAACTGGGCGAGCGCTTGCGCGTGCCACAGCTTGCCCTGCGGGTGCAGGGCGAACTGCAATTGTTCGACGACCCGGAGGTGCTGGAGTACCCGTGGGACCTGTCGCCCTTCGACGCCAGGCCGACCAACGAGGATCTGCTGGCCCTGGACGGCAACCTGAAAGTGTCCGAAGGCGGCGAGATCGACGTGGACGACGCGAGCGGCAAGGTCGTTTCGCGCTTCCTGCCCGATCTGCAACGCGATCTGGGGCTGGTCTATCAACCCGAGAACTGGGATGAAGTGCGTCTGGCCACCTGGCTGTGCCGCAACCTGCCCGAGCAATCGCTCACCCACGCCAGCAAGCAGGCCTTCGTCGCCGCGTGGATCACCGATTTGCTGCGCCGGGATGGATTCACGCTGGCGCGCGCCAATCTGCAGAAATTCCTGATCCGCAATCGGCTGGAAGCGCGCATCCGTGATCTGCGTCGCCAGGCGGTCGGCAAGGCCTTCCAGCAGACGCTGTTCGGCGAGGATGCGGCCTCGCGCGTGGCGGTGACCGATCGATACGCCTTCGAGTTCAACCCGCACGCCTACGCACCCAGCCGCGAATACGACGGCCGTTTCGGGCACTTCGATTTCCGTCGGCACTTCTACGGCCGCATCGGCGACTTCGACAGCAAGGAAGAGTTCGAATGCGCCTGCTGGCTGGACATGCAGGCGCACAAGGGCCGCATCCGGTTCTGGGTGCGCAATCTGGTGCGGCGTGAAGGCAGTTCGTTCTTCCTGCAGAAGGCTGACGGGCGTTTTTATCCGGATTTCCTGTGTCAGCTGCCCGGCACCGCGGACCAGCCGGGCCCGATCCTGGCCGTCGAGTACAAGGGCGCGGATCGCTGGGCGGGAGCCGAAGACGACCGCCTGATCGGCGGCCTGTGGGCGAGTCTGTCCGAGGGGCGCTGCCGCTTCGTGATGGTCAAGGACAGGCGGTGGGAGTGGATCGAGGGGTGTTTCTGA
- a CDS encoding TolC family outer membrane protein, with product MKTVRSAALLGALSLVGSPVIAGDLSDSIHKAIVHNPDVLVTQDDARAIEQDVREAKAGYLPRVDVYAGVGGEKSDNTSTLAATGRQGYRGLHREESGIKITQMLFDGFFTKNEVARQKATLQAASFRVLAAAEDVGLRATQTYLDVLRRQEQVALAKDNLEAHQRVYDQIRMRSERGVGRTADTDQAAGRLALARANLEAQQGNLRDAEIAYVRVVGEMPAELTAPTVPADKMPADLPGLVGEARETHPTLLSAVADIDATTAQHEQARSNDFPRFDLELGASHNDNIDGVRGADEDLIAMVRMNYNIYRGGADLARKRSTAHRITEAKNIRDRAEDQVIEEASLSWNDYLTAQTRLELLRLHADSANATRTAYLKQFNIGQRTLLDLLDTENERFVAESNYIDGKYRLMYAHYRIFGSKGQLLGTLGVTPPEFVGEESNGGS from the coding sequence ATGAAAACTGTTCGTTCAGCGGCGTTGCTAGGGGCGCTTTCGTTGGTCGGTTCGCCGGTCATCGCTGGCGACCTGTCCGATTCCATCCATAAAGCCATCGTGCACAACCCGGACGTGTTGGTCACGCAGGACGACGCGCGGGCCATCGAGCAGGACGTGCGCGAGGCCAAGGCCGGCTACCTGCCGCGTGTCGATGTGTATGCGGGTGTCGGCGGCGAGAAAAGCGACAACACCTCCACGCTGGCTGCGACCGGCAGACAGGGCTACCGCGGCCTGCATCGGGAAGAAAGCGGCATCAAGATCACGCAGATGCTGTTCGACGGCTTTTTCACCAAGAACGAAGTAGCCCGCCAGAAGGCCACCCTGCAGGCGGCGTCTTTCCGCGTGCTGGCGGCCGCCGAGGATGTCGGCCTGCGTGCCACGCAGACCTATCTGGACGTGCTGCGCCGCCAGGAACAGGTGGCACTGGCCAAGGACAACCTCGAAGCGCATCAGCGCGTGTACGACCAGATCCGCATGCGCAGCGAGCGTGGCGTCGGTCGCACGGCGGATACCGATCAGGCAGCCGGCCGTCTGGCCTTGGCGCGGGCCAATCTGGAAGCGCAGCAGGGCAACCTGCGCGACGCCGAGATCGCCTATGTGCGGGTGGTCGGGGAAATGCCAGCCGAACTGACCGCGCCGACCGTGCCTGCGGACAAGATGCCGGCGGATCTGCCGGGCCTGGTGGGCGAGGCGCGGGAAACCCATCCGACGCTGCTGTCCGCGGTGGCTGACATCGACGCCACCACAGCCCAGCACGAGCAGGCACGGTCCAATGATTTCCCCCGTTTCGACCTGGAATTGGGCGCCAGCCACAATGACAACATCGACGGCGTGCGCGGTGCGGACGAAGACCTGATCGCCATGGTGCGGATGAACTACAACATCTATCGCGGTGGCGCGGACCTGGCGCGCAAGCGTTCGACCGCCCATCGCATCACCGAGGCGAAGAACATCCGTGATCGTGCCGAAGACCAGGTGATCGAGGAAGCCAGCCTGTCCTGGAACGACTACCTGACCGCCCAGACCCGGCTGGAGTTGCTGCGTCTGCACGCCGACTCCGCCAACGCGACGCGGACCGCGTACCTGAAACAGTTCAACATCGGCCAGCGCACCCTGCTGGACTTGCTGGATACGGAAAACGAGCGCTTCGTCGCCGAGTCCAATTACATCGATGGCAAGTACCGCCTGATGTACGCCCACTACCGCATCTTCGGCAGCAAGGGCCAGTTGCTGGGCACCCTGGGCGTGACGCCGCCGGAGTTCGTCGGCGAGGAGTCGAACGGCGGCAGCTGA
- a CDS encoding type II toxin-antitoxin system RelE/ParE family toxin — MRFEFSPEAQAEFSDGESYYERQVPGLGARFRADVRDALKRLGHWPLAAPVERGQIRRMILSRFPYKLLYAVETDHIYIIAVAHLHRAPDYWIERDAP, encoded by the coding sequence ATGCGCTTTGAATTTTCACCCGAGGCGCAGGCCGAATTCAGTGATGGCGAAAGCTACTACGAACGGCAAGTGCCAGGGTTGGGGGCGCGCTTTCGCGCCGACGTGCGGGATGCCTTGAAGCGCCTGGGCCATTGGCCGCTGGCCGCTCCAGTCGAGCGTGGCCAGATTCGCCGCATGATCCTGAGCCGCTTTCCATACAAGCTGCTCTATGCGGTCGAGACCGACCATATCTACATCATCGCGGTCGCGCACCTGCACCGCGCCCCGGACTACTGGATCGAGCGGGACGCACCATGA
- a CDS encoding addiction module protein, whose translation MKKPFEYCRDEDLRGSLNALLRAARKAQNTAYAQRGIITRANEALEVSMNTKELIDTALKLPPDERFALIDELLHSLDRPDPDLDRIWIEEAERRLAAYRSGRVRGIPAEDVVGPF comes from the coding sequence ATGAAAAAGCCTTTCGAGTATTGCCGGGACGAGGATTTGCGCGGCTCGCTGAACGCTTTATTGCGGGCTGCCAGAAAGGCGCAAAATACGGCTTACGCGCAGCGCGGAATCATTACTCGCGCGAATGAAGCACTGGAGGTATCCATGAACACGAAAGAATTGATCGACACGGCCCTGAAACTGCCGCCCGACGAGCGTTTCGCGTTGATCGACGAACTCCTGCACAGCCTCGATCGGCCCGATCCCGATCTGGATCGCATCTGGATCGAGGAAGCCGAGCGACGGCTGGCGGCTTACCGCTCGGGTCGGGTGCGGGGCATTCCAGCGGAGGACGTCGTAGGGCCGTTCTGA
- a CDS encoding helix-turn-helix domain-containing protein, with translation MRTVIGIRPAKTGRRAVDDASNPTPTVWFDSWRQMASLLSDENRALLRLMRERQPRTVLELAEWSGRAASNLSRTLRHLERHGLVKLHRSPDSRAVRPEALATEFLVVLD, from the coding sequence ATGCGCACAGTGATTGGCATCCGTCCGGCCAAAACCGGCCGTCGGGCAGTCGATGACGCCAGCAATCCCACGCCCACCGTCTGGTTCGATTCCTGGCGGCAGATGGCCAGCTTGCTGTCGGACGAAAACCGCGCGTTGCTGCGCCTGATGCGGGAACGGCAACCCCGCACGGTGCTGGAGCTGGCCGAATGGTCCGGCCGCGCGGCCAGCAACCTGTCGCGCACCCTGCGTCACCTGGAGCGCCACGGCCTGGTCAAGCTGCACCGCAGCCCGGACTCTCGCGCCGTGCGCCCGGAAGCGCTGGCCACCGAGTTTCTGGTCGTGCTGGATTGA
- a CDS encoding Fic family protein — protein MNSGDYNYIWQSNDWPNWHFDLAALAGPMAEVSRAQGLLMGRLADVGMALRDQASLAALTEDVVKTSEIEGEQLNVESVRSSIARRLGVDIGALAPVDRHVEGVVEMVLDATANCQAPVSRERLFGWHAALFPTGYSGLAKIKIGGWRDDASGPMQVVSGPIGRQKVHFEAPPADRLEAETSRFLDWVNGASNDLPLLKAGLGHLWFVTLHPFDDGNGRIARAIGDLLLARADGSPQRFYSLSAQIQRERKAYYDILERTQKRSMDVTEWLAWFLDTLHRAVDQAQHTLDAVLTKARFWQRWATTPLNERQVSFVDQESQRLRTNWRARRPGPETARPPRWVASSVVVVVTGSGGSAIPSCRSSSRQWRSSKRSSPAAEAAARA, from the coding sequence ATGAATAGCGGCGATTACAACTACATCTGGCAGTCCAACGACTGGCCGAACTGGCACTTCGACCTGGCAGCACTGGCTGGCCCTATGGCCGAGGTCAGTCGCGCCCAGGGGCTCTTGATGGGCCGTCTGGCCGACGTGGGCATGGCGCTGCGCGATCAGGCCAGCCTGGCCGCGCTCACCGAAGACGTGGTCAAGACCAGCGAGATCGAGGGCGAGCAGCTCAACGTCGAATCCGTGCGTTCGAGCATCGCGCGCCGATTGGGCGTGGACATCGGCGCCCTGGCCCCGGTGGATCGGCACGTCGAGGGCGTGGTCGAGATGGTGCTCGATGCCACCGCCAACTGTCAGGCACCGGTGTCGCGGGAGCGACTGTTCGGCTGGCATGCCGCGCTGTTTCCTACAGGCTACTCCGGCCTTGCCAAGATCAAGATTGGCGGCTGGCGCGACGATGCCAGCGGCCCGATGCAGGTGGTGTCCGGCCCCATCGGCCGCCAGAAGGTGCATTTCGAGGCGCCGCCGGCCGATCGTCTGGAAGCTGAAACAAGCCGATTCCTCGACTGGGTCAATGGCGCATCGAACGACCTGCCGCTGCTCAAGGCCGGGCTTGGTCACCTGTGGTTCGTCACCTTGCACCCGTTCGACGACGGCAATGGCCGTATCGCCCGTGCCATCGGCGATCTGCTGCTGGCGCGCGCCGACGGCAGCCCGCAACGCTTCTACAGCCTGTCGGCGCAGATCCAGCGCGAACGCAAGGCCTACTACGACATCCTGGAGCGGACGCAAAAAAGGTCGATGGATGTCACCGAGTGGCTTGCCTGGTTCCTCGACACGCTCCATCGCGCCGTCGATCAGGCACAGCACACGCTCGACGCCGTGCTGACCAAGGCGCGGTTCTGGCAGCGCTGGGCGACCACGCCACTGAACGAGCGACAGGTGTCCTTTGTCGATCAGGAGAGCCAGCGGCTGCGCACCAACTGGCGTGCGCGGCGACCTGGCCCAGAAACGGCGAGGCCACCGCGTTGGGTGGCCTCGTCAGTCGTTGTGGTGGTCACGGGGTCGGGCGGATCTGCCATCCCCAGTTGTCGCTCCAGCTCGCGCCAATGGCGTTCGTCGAAGCGATCCAGTCCCGCCGCTGAAGCGGCTGCGCGGGCGTAG
- a CDS encoding cobyric acid synthase: MSAPTLMVQGTTSDAGKTTLVAGLCRALQRRGWAVAPFKPQNMALNSAVTADGGEIGRAQALQAQAAGLAPHTDMNPVLLKPNDDTGAQVIVHGRAIGNLDAASYHAFKPRLREAVLASHRRLAGQYQAIIAEGAGSPAEINLRDGDIANMGFAEAVDCPVILIADIDRGGVFAHLVGTLALLSASERARVRGFVINRFRGDLTLLQSGLDWLERQTGIPVLGVLPYLHGLALDAEDAVASGQTAFVNGALQVLVPLLPRISNHTDFDPLRAHPQVSLRYLRGGDAWPAADLVILPGSKNVRADLAFLRAQGWDQAIGRHLRYGGRLLGICCGLQMLGREIADPHGVEGAPGSSAGLGLLDLVTTLAPNKRLANVSGRLLPDDVPVCGYEIHAGISHGPALNTPLVRLDDGRRDGARSADGQILATYLHGLFESAASLRALLAWAGLARPQPLDPAALREAAIERLADACVAHLDLDRIEQLLRSGAPDTA; encoded by the coding sequence ATGAGCGCCCCGACCCTGATGGTGCAGGGCACCACCTCCGACGCCGGCAAGACCACGCTGGTGGCCGGCCTGTGCCGGGCCCTGCAGCGGCGCGGCTGGGCGGTGGCGCCGTTCAAGCCGCAGAACATGGCGCTCAACAGCGCCGTGACGGCGGACGGCGGCGAAATCGGCCGCGCCCAGGCCCTGCAGGCGCAGGCCGCCGGCCTTGCCCCGCACACCGACATGAACCCGGTGCTGCTGAAACCAAACGACGACACCGGCGCGCAGGTGATCGTGCACGGCCGGGCGATCGGCAACCTCGATGCCGCCAGCTACCATGCCTTCAAGCCGCGCCTGCGCGAGGCGGTACTGGCCTCGCACCGACGCCTTGCCGGGCAGTACCAGGCGATCATCGCCGAGGGCGCGGGCTCGCCGGCGGAGATCAACCTGCGCGACGGCGACATCGCCAACATGGGCTTCGCCGAGGCCGTCGACTGCCCGGTGATCCTGATCGCCGACATCGACCGCGGCGGTGTGTTCGCCCATCTGGTCGGCACACTGGCGCTGCTGTCGGCCAGCGAGCGGGCGCGCGTACGCGGCTTTGTCATCAACCGCTTTCGCGGCGATCTGACATTGCTGCAAAGCGGCCTGGACTGGCTGGAACGCCAGACCGGCATCCCGGTGCTGGGCGTGTTGCCTTACCTGCACGGGCTGGCACTGGACGCCGAGGACGCCGTCGCCAGCGGCCAGACGGCTTTCGTCAACGGTGCGCTTCAGGTGCTGGTGCCGCTGCTGCCGCGCATCAGCAACCATACCGATTTCGACCCGCTGCGTGCCCATCCGCAGGTGTCGCTGCGCTATCTGCGCGGCGGCGACGCCTGGCCGGCGGCCGACCTGGTCATCCTGCCCGGCTCCAAGAACGTGCGTGCCGACCTGGCCTTCCTGCGCGCGCAGGGCTGGGACCAGGCCATCGGCCGCCACCTGCGCTACGGCGGCAGGCTGCTGGGCATTTGCTGCGGGCTGCAAATGCTGGGACGGGAAATCGCCGACCCGCACGGCGTGGAAGGCGCCCCCGGCAGCAGCGCCGGACTCGGCCTGCTGGACCTGGTCACCACGCTGGCGCCAAACAAGCGCCTGGCCAATGTCAGCGGCCGCCTACTGCCCGATGATGTGCCGGTGTGCGGCTACGAAATCCACGCCGGCATCAGCCACGGCCCGGCACTGAACACGCCGCTGGTGCGGCTGGACGATGGCCGGCGCGACGGCGCCCGCAGCGCGGATGGACAGATACTGGCGACTTATCTGCACGGCCTGTTTGAATCCGCCGCGAGCCTCCGGGCGCTGCTGGCCTGGGCCGGCTTGGCACGGCCCCAGCCGCTCGACCCGGCGGCGCTGCGCGAAGCGGCCATCGAGCGCCTCGCCGATGCCTGCGTGGCGCATCTCGATCTGGACCGCATCGAGCAGCTGCTGCGCTCCGGTGCGCCCGACACGGCCTGA